In Labrus mixtus chromosome 13, fLabMix1.1, whole genome shotgun sequence, a single genomic region encodes these proteins:
- the LOC132987534 gene encoding glycine N-acyltransferase-like protein 3 — protein sequence FRKCNYYLHDSVQGFDHRHIGLFKAVASEKEVPGRELAVCQVKILEDVSKLPDIDSSGMSLSSLDKSHISLVNQTGKFSKSDRALVLIRNMILNFPSCCVLDDEGQPVSWILVYNKFSMGMLYTLPEHRGKGYAKVLICSMARRLHAEGYPVYTFIQEGNTLSHRLFTKLGFTEAPSYRGAWFEFNEF from the exons ttccGTAAATGTAATTATTATCTGCATGATTCTGTCCAAGGATTCGATCATCGCCACATCGGGTTATTCAAAGCAGTGGCATCAGAAAAAGAAGTGCCCGGACGAGAGCTGGCCGTGTGTCAAGTGAAGATACTGGAGGACGTTTCCAAGCTTCCTGATATAGACAG CTCGgggatgtcactcagctctctGGACAAGTCACACATCAGCTTGGTGAATCAGACGGGGAAGTTTTCAAAGAGCGATCGGGCTCTCGTTCTGATTAGAAACATGATCCTAAACTTCCCCTCCTGCTGCGTGCTGGATGACGAAGGTCAGCCCGTGTCCTGGATCCTGGTGTATAATAAATTCTCCATGGGCATGCTGTACACGCTGCCTGAGCACAGAGGGAAAGGTTATGCCAAAGTCCTGATCTGCAGCATGGCGAGGAGGCTCCACGCTGAGGGGTACCCTGTGTACACCTTCATCCAGGAGGGGAACACGCTCTCCCACAGGCTCTTTACAAAGCTGGGCTTCACTGAGGCGCCCTCATACAGAGGGGCGTGGTTTGAGTTCAATGAGTTTTAA